A single region of the Paramicrobacterium fandaimingii genome encodes:
- a CDS encoding carbohydrate ABC transporter permease — protein MATELVTTSKRAPIRRAGGKNRKTASDWVILAVAVVIGFFIAVPFLIILINSFKSPADYNTSGPLALPTEIYTDGLVAFWERVNFPEKLWNSIYISGLVAVFAVVISMFNAFALGIGRIKGRTWIVVLILLANMLPQEVLLYPLYFMFKQVGLYDNQWAVIIIFTVIQSAFGTYLLASVYGTFPKELLEAASLDGASRWRILWSVVFPISRPTLSVLLIFFFIWTWNEFLIPLTFLISNATQTVPVAITVLQGDRLMDVTTTSASALLGLIPTLIFFLIFQRTLTRGITAGAVK, from the coding sequence ATGGCCACCGAACTCGTGACGACAAGCAAGCGCGCGCCGATCCGCCGCGCGGGCGGGAAGAATCGCAAGACAGCGAGCGACTGGGTTATTCTCGCCGTCGCCGTTGTGATCGGCTTCTTCATCGCCGTTCCGTTTCTGATCATTCTGATCAATTCGTTCAAATCTCCTGCCGACTACAACACCTCCGGCCCGCTCGCGCTGCCGACGGAGATCTACACAGACGGCCTCGTCGCCTTTTGGGAGCGCGTCAACTTCCCGGAGAAACTGTGGAACAGCATCTACATCTCGGGGCTTGTCGCCGTGTTCGCGGTCGTGATCTCGATGTTCAACGCGTTTGCGCTCGGAATCGGGCGCATCAAGGGGCGCACCTGGATCGTCGTGCTCATTCTGCTGGCGAACATGCTGCCGCAGGAGGTGCTGCTGTACCCGCTGTACTTCATGTTCAAGCAGGTGGGCCTCTACGACAATCAATGGGCCGTCATCATCATCTTCACGGTCATTCAGTCAGCCTTCGGCACGTACCTGCTTGCCTCGGTATACGGAACCTTTCCGAAGGAGCTGCTTGAAGCGGCATCCCTCGACGGCGCAAGCCGCTGGCGCATTCTGTGGAGCGTTGTGTTTCCCATTTCGCGCCCGACGCTCAGCGTTCTGCTGATCTTCTTCTTCATCTGGACGTGGAACGAGTTCTTGATTCCCCTCACGTTCCTCATCAGCAACGCAACTCAGACGGTTCCCGTTGCGATCACCGTGCTGCAGGGTGACCGCCTGATGGACGTGACGACGACGAGCGCCTCGGCACTGCTCGGTCTGATTCCGACCCTCATCTTCTTCCTCATCTTCCAAAGAACCCTCACACGAGGCATCACCGCAGGAGCAGTCAAGTAA
- a CDS encoding carbohydrate ABC transporter permease translates to MVTTAAAPDARPREQRRVPEGLIPGATSRTYWFYLIPGLALLAVIIVVPLFWNIYLSFTDYRGIKPPEWTGLDNWIKLFGDETFWTSFINSIAMILAMVVVPTLLGLLLAAMLFDLIGRKFGGKIASFLRATYYLPQIMPSVIAAIVIGWILRPENGALNNVLGAIGLGGLQHNWLGSPDTALISIMVIMIWVQLGYPVVIFMAALQRVDPELYEAAELDGANWFQRFRAITASIIRPEIFVVVLTCTIAALKVFGPVYALTGGGPGTSTIVPAYYAYSEFFQSQQVGYGATIATALTIVIAIVSIIFITFQNRLERKEEQV, encoded by the coding sequence ATGGTGACAACGGCTGCGGCTCCCGACGCACGCCCGCGTGAACAGCGCAGGGTGCCCGAAGGGCTGATCCCAGGCGCGACCTCGCGAACCTACTGGTTCTACCTGATTCCCGGGCTGGCGCTGCTTGCCGTGATCATCGTGGTTCCGCTCTTCTGGAACATCTACCTGTCGTTCACCGACTACCGGGGCATCAAGCCGCCGGAGTGGACGGGACTCGACAACTGGATCAAGCTCTTCGGCGATGAGACGTTCTGGACGTCGTTCATCAATTCAATTGCGATGATTCTCGCCATGGTCGTCGTGCCGACGCTGCTCGGCCTGCTTCTCGCGGCAATGCTCTTCGACCTCATCGGGCGCAAGTTCGGCGGAAAGATCGCGAGCTTTCTCCGCGCCACGTACTACCTGCCGCAGATTATGCCGTCGGTGATCGCCGCGATCGTGATCGGCTGGATTCTGAGGCCGGAGAACGGCGCACTCAACAACGTTCTCGGGGCCATCGGCCTCGGCGGGCTGCAGCACAATTGGCTGGGCAGTCCAGACACCGCGCTCATCAGCATCATGGTGATCATGATCTGGGTGCAGCTCGGCTACCCCGTTGTCATCTTCATGGCGGCGCTGCAGCGGGTCGACCCCGAGCTGTACGAAGCAGCCGAACTCGACGGCGCAAATTGGTTTCAGCGGTTCCGCGCCATCACCGCCAGCATCATCCGCCCTGAGATCTTCGTCGTCGTGCTCACCTGCACCATCGCCGCGCTCAAGGTGTTCGGCCCGGTGTACGCGCTCACCGGAGGTGGGCCGGGAACCTCGACGATCGTTCCCGCGTACTACGCATACAGCGAATTCTTCCAGTCGCAGCAGGTGGGCTACGGCGCCACGATCGCGACAGCGCTGACCATTGTGATCGCGATTGTGAGCATCATCTTCATCACCTTCCAGAACCGGCTCGAGCGCAAAGAGGAGCAGGTCTGA
- a CDS encoding ABC transporter substrate-binding protein, with amino-acid sequence MALSGCSAGASHDEDTLVLWHYESADSAMGIAWAEAIKIFEEETGATVEFEEKSFEQIRSTASQVLNSDEAPDILEYNKGNATAGLLSSQGLLTNMDDAVEKYGWADKLAPSLQTTAKYNEDGVMGSGSWYGVPNYGEYVEVYYNKDMFADAGLEVPTTLDEFVSVMQSFADDGVTPLAEAAAEYPLGQLWYQLALTKADRDWVDAYQLYTDDVDFGGPELSYATETIKDWTDKGYISKDSTGLKAEDAGTAFIAGDYPIFVSGSWWYNRFNNEMDSDWGTFLFPGAEMSPGSAGNMWSVPEKAQNKDLAYQFIDITMRPEIQALIGNNGGVPVAADEADINDESKELIANFNTLTERDGIAFYPDWPTATFYDELNAGLQELLNGTKSPADVQKQLGEQYQSGVDDIVG; translated from the coding sequence ATGGCGCTCTCAGGCTGCTCGGCCGGAGCAAGCCACGACGAAGACACACTCGTGCTCTGGCACTACGAAAGCGCAGACAGCGCCATGGGCATCGCGTGGGCTGAAGCAATCAAGATCTTCGAAGAAGAGACCGGAGCAACTGTCGAATTCGAAGAGAAGAGCTTCGAGCAGATTCGCTCGACGGCCAGCCAGGTTCTCAACTCAGACGAAGCACCAGACATTCTCGAGTACAACAAGGGAAATGCCACGGCCGGCCTGCTCTCGAGCCAGGGGCTTCTCACCAACATGGATGACGCTGTTGAGAAGTACGGCTGGGCTGACAAGCTCGCGCCGTCACTGCAGACAACGGCGAAGTACAACGAAGACGGAGTTATGGGCTCCGGCAGCTGGTACGGCGTACCCAACTACGGCGAGTACGTCGAGGTGTATTACAACAAGGACATGTTCGCCGATGCCGGGCTCGAGGTTCCCACAACTCTCGACGAGTTCGTTTCTGTGATGCAGTCTTTCGCCGATGACGGCGTCACACCGCTTGCCGAGGCTGCAGCCGAGTACCCGCTCGGGCAGCTCTGGTACCAGCTCGCGCTGACCAAGGCAGACCGCGACTGGGTCGATGCCTACCAGCTGTACACGGACGACGTCGACTTCGGCGGCCCTGAGCTCAGCTACGCCACCGAGACGATCAAGGACTGGACGGACAAGGGATACATCTCGAAGGATTCGACGGGGCTCAAGGCAGAAGATGCCGGAACCGCGTTCATCGCCGGCGACTACCCGATCTTCGTCTCGGGCAGCTGGTGGTACAACCGCTTCAACAACGAGATGGACTCCGACTGGGGCACCTTCCTCTTCCCCGGCGCAGAGATGTCACCGGGCTCGGCAGGAAACATGTGGTCTGTTCCCGAAAAGGCTCAGAACAAAGACCTCGCCTACCAGTTCATCGACATCACGATGCGCCCTGAGATTCAGGCCCTCATCGGCAACAACGGCGGCGTTCCCGTCGCCGCAGATGAGGCAGACATTAACGACGAGAGCAAAGAGCTCATCGCCAACTTCAACACGCTCACCGAGCGCGATGGCATCGCCTTTTACCCCGACTGGCCGACAGCAACGTTCTACGACGAGCTGAACGCCGGCCTGCAGGAGCTGCTGAACGGCACAAAGTCGCCAGCCGACGTGCAGAAGCAGCTGGGCGAGCAGTACCAGTCAGGCGTCGACGACATCGTCGGCTGA
- a CDS encoding acetylxylan esterase — protein sequence MFVDMPEADLPLYRSSQTDPGDFDAFWTTTLQQARDAASSPTLTRVETGLTTIDTYDVTFSGFAGQPVKAWLRLPSGARAPLPTVVEYVGYGGGRGHVHENLMWASAGFAHLLMDTRGQGSGWSTGDTTDPDGSGPQIPGMMTRGIDSRETYYYRRLITDGVRALETARELEMTDAACTVITGGSQGGGITVAVAGLVPDVAAAAPYVPFLCDFRRATVITDNDPYKEIGRYLAVHRDKVESVHEVLSYFDGVNFARRATAPTLFSASLMDPTCPPSTVYGAFNEWQGAKRMSLWQYNGHEGGGPLDRQYALEFFREVLG from the coding sequence ATGTTCGTTGACATGCCCGAAGCCGATCTCCCCTTGTATCGCAGTTCGCAGACCGACCCCGGCGACTTCGATGCGTTCTGGACGACGACGCTGCAGCAGGCGCGCGACGCGGCATCCTCCCCCACCCTCACCCGTGTCGAGACGGGGCTCACGACGATCGACACATACGACGTCACGTTCTCCGGCTTCGCCGGGCAGCCCGTGAAGGCGTGGCTGCGGCTTCCCTCCGGCGCACGTGCGCCGCTGCCGACCGTCGTCGAGTACGTCGGTTACGGTGGAGGCCGTGGGCACGTCCACGAGAACCTGATGTGGGCGTCGGCCGGGTTTGCACACCTGCTCATGGACACCCGAGGGCAGGGCTCGGGCTGGTCAACGGGCGACACGACAGACCCCGACGGCAGCGGACCGCAGATTCCCGGCATGATGACGCGCGGCATCGACAGCCGTGAAACGTACTACTACCGCCGACTGATCACCGACGGCGTGCGTGCGCTGGAAACCGCCCGAGAGCTCGAGATGACGGATGCCGCTTGCACGGTGATCACCGGCGGAAGCCAGGGCGGCGGCATCACCGTCGCCGTCGCCGGGCTCGTTCCCGACGTCGCCGCCGCCGCGCCGTACGTGCCGTTCCTCTGCGACTTCCGTCGCGCCACCGTCATCACAGACAACGACCCATACAAAGAGATCGGGCGCTACCTCGCTGTGCATCGCGACAAGGTGGAGAGCGTGCACGAGGTGCTGTCGTATTTCGACGGCGTCAACTTCGCCCGTCGCGCAACAGCGCCGACGCTGTTCTCGGCAAGCCTCATGGACCCGACCTGCCCGCCGTCGACGGTCTACGGTGCCTTCAACGAGTGGCAGGGCGCCAAGCGCATGTCACTGTGGCAGTACAACGGACACGAGGGCGGTGGGCCGCTCGATCGCCAGTATGCGCTCGAGTTCTTTCGCGAGGTGCTGGGCTGA
- a CDS encoding LLM class flavin-dependent oxidoreductase: MRYESPLYLAEQAASLDLLSGGRVRLGIGRGSPEIADGGYRHFGNVPARGTGPGQMGRDNALRMLAALRGAGVAAPNPEQSISDDLLPIMPQSPTLHERILWGAGNRDTAMWAAEHGLGLTSSTVVIDDTAVSFTGLQRQQIDSFHDDWRQHGWSWQPRVTVARGIESRSVREVTGTEKNVEISGEALGVDSAVGHHLNIAGLAGVHLHPGEESGRVADAGD, from the coding sequence ATGAGGTACGAGTCGCCGTTGTATCTTGCGGAGCAGGCGGCCTCGCTCGACCTGCTTTCGGGTGGACGCGTACGTCTGGGGATCGGCAGAGGGTCGCCCGAGATTGCTGATGGTGGTTATCGCCACTTCGGTAACGTCCCCGCACGGGGAACAGGACCAGGTCAGATGGGCCGAGACAATGCGCTGCGGATGCTCGCCGCACTTCGCGGGGCTGGAGTCGCTGCGCCCAATCCCGAGCAGAGCATCAGCGACGATCTGCTGCCGATCATGCCTCAGTCACCAACTCTGCATGAGCGCATCCTGTGGGGAGCGGGCAATCGCGATACCGCCATGTGGGCTGCCGAACACGGGCTGGGGCTGACGAGCTCTACGGTCGTCATTGACGACACAGCGGTGTCGTTCACCGGGCTGCAACGCCAGCAGATTGACAGCTTTCATGACGACTGGCGTCAGCACGGGTGGTCATGGCAACCGAGAGTGACCGTTGCTCGCGGCATCGAATCGCGGTCAGTGAGGGAGGTGACCGGTACGGAGAAGAATGTCGAAATCAGCGGTGAAGCGCTCGGCGTCGACTCTGCGGTTGGGCATCATCTTAATATCGCGGGTCTCGCTGGAGTGCACCTTCACCCGGGTGAAGAGTCCGGGCGTGTAGCTGATGCCGGTGATTGA
- a CDS encoding ArsR/SmtB family transcription factor — translation MNADTQLCGLDPDSQYVELAVEVFGLLADATRVRIILALRGSEELPVHRLAEIVDKSPAAVSQHLARLRMARIVTTRQDGQRVYYRLANEHASQLVSDAIFQAEHSVANGQVPAHHHKDREEA, via the coding sequence ATGAACGCAGATACGCAGTTATGCGGATTGGATCCCGATAGTCAGTATGTGGAACTCGCCGTTGAGGTGTTCGGCCTTCTCGCAGACGCGACGCGGGTGCGGATCATTTTGGCGCTACGGGGTAGCGAGGAGCTGCCGGTGCACCGTCTCGCTGAGATCGTGGATAAGTCCCCGGCGGCGGTGTCGCAGCATCTAGCAAGACTGCGCATGGCACGGATCGTCACGACTCGACAAGACGGGCAGCGCGTGTACTACCGGCTGGCGAACGAGCACGCCTCTCAACTGGTATCGGACGCGATCTTCCAGGCTGAGCATTCCGTCGCCAATGGGCAGGTCCCGGCGCACCACCACAAGGACCGAGAAGAAGCATGA
- a CDS encoding cation diffusion facilitator family transporter, with product MSAHDHPHQIDADHEHAAQSHEHGHGHSHNHGEHGHSHPTGFKGFLYGIFVPHSHDAADSIDDAMEAHSEGIRALKISLVVMLATTVVQAVIVAFSGSVALLADTIHNLSDALTAVPLWIAFVLSRRVATRKYTYGFNRAEDLAGLFIVLMIALSAVIAAWEAIDRMIHPRAMENVGWVIAAGVVGFLGNEAVAVYRIRVGRKIGSAALVADGIHARTDGFTSLAVVVGGIGVLLGFPLADPIVGLLISAMIAVLLVGTVRSVGRRLMDGIEPELVDRAEHALEHLAEVESVERVRMRWVGHRLYGDAVVRTTATSLADADRLAEDAEASVRKHMPNVDEMTIKVTTAGT from the coding sequence ATGAGCGCCCACGACCACCCCCATCAGATCGACGCCGATCACGAGCATGCGGCGCAGTCCCACGAACACGGTCATGGGCACTCCCACAACCACGGCGAGCACGGCCACTCACACCCGACAGGGTTCAAGGGCTTTCTCTACGGGATCTTCGTCCCGCACTCGCACGACGCGGCCGACTCGATCGACGACGCGATGGAGGCGCATTCCGAGGGGATCCGGGCGCTGAAGATTAGCCTCGTGGTCATGCTCGCGACCACCGTGGTGCAAGCGGTGATTGTCGCTTTCTCGGGGTCGGTCGCGTTGTTGGCGGACACGATCCACAACCTGTCCGACGCCCTGACCGCGGTGCCATTGTGGATCGCGTTCGTCCTCTCGCGGCGCGTTGCGACGCGGAAGTACACGTACGGCTTCAACCGAGCCGAGGACCTCGCCGGCCTCTTCATCGTCCTCATGATCGCGCTGTCTGCTGTGATCGCAGCGTGGGAGGCGATCGACCGCATGATTCATCCGCGTGCGATGGAGAACGTCGGCTGGGTGATCGCTGCCGGCGTCGTCGGCTTTCTCGGTAACGAGGCCGTCGCCGTCTATAGGATTCGTGTCGGGAGGAAAATCGGCTCGGCGGCTCTAGTCGCCGATGGCATCCACGCCCGAACTGACGGGTTCACCTCACTTGCCGTCGTTGTCGGCGGCATCGGCGTCCTCTTGGGCTTCCCGCTGGCCGATCCGATCGTTGGCTTGCTCATCTCCGCCATGATCGCAGTGCTGCTCGTCGGCACGGTTCGCTCAGTCGGCCGACGGTTGATGGACGGCATCGAGCCTGAGCTCGTCGACCGAGCCGAACACGCCCTGGAGCACCTGGCCGAGGTCGAGTCGGTCGAGCGCGTGAGGATGCGCTGGGTGGGCCACCGCCTTTACGGCGACGCCGTCGTGCGCACCACGGCGACGAGCCTCGCCGACGCAGACCGCCTCGCGGAGGACGCCGAGGCATCGGTTAGAAAGCACATGCCAAACGTGGACGAGATGACCATCAAGGTCACAACGGCCGGGACGTGA
- a CDS encoding Gfo/Idh/MocA family protein yields MGSTVNIGIIGVGNISAQYFAELPKHAGVSIVAVADVDQNRADSVAAERGVRALSVDALLADSGVDLVLNLTIPAAHAEIALRALESGKHVYGEKPLALTPAEAAPVLEFARDTGLRVGCAPDTVLGTGVQTARHALDAGRIGAPVAASVHWSAPGHERWHPAPGFYYQPGGGPLFDMGPYYLTSLVTLFGAVTRVSGTVTRSDRERTVSQGPLAGQPLPVAVDTHITALLEHASGVTATVTMSFEVWATRAPLFEVYGTAGTIVVPDPNNFSHVGEVWTQDTAEWMPLDDAAGFRDGGRGIGIVDLAEALDEDRPHRASGDMAFHVLEIMDAILRAGDEHRVIDITSTVERPEAVPLR; encoded by the coding sequence TTCCGAAGCACGCGGGCGTCTCGATCGTCGCTGTCGCCGACGTCGACCAGAACCGGGCGGATTCTGTTGCAGCTGAGCGCGGCGTCAGGGCGCTCAGCGTTGACGCGCTGCTCGCCGACTCCGGCGTCGACCTCGTGCTCAACCTCACGATCCCTGCCGCGCACGCCGAGATCGCGCTGCGCGCACTCGAATCGGGAAAGCATGTGTATGGCGAGAAGCCGCTCGCGCTCACTCCGGCCGAGGCGGCGCCCGTTCTCGAGTTCGCTCGCGACACGGGCCTGCGCGTCGGATGCGCCCCCGATACCGTGCTCGGCACCGGAGTGCAGACGGCGCGGCACGCGCTCGACGCCGGCCGCATCGGGGCGCCGGTTGCGGCATCCGTTCACTGGAGCGCACCGGGACACGAACGCTGGCACCCGGCCCCCGGCTTCTACTACCAGCCGGGCGGCGGTCCGCTGTTCGACATGGGCCCGTACTACCTCACGAGTCTCGTGACGCTGTTCGGTGCGGTGACGCGAGTGTCGGGAACCGTGACGCGCTCCGATCGAGAGCGCACCGTGTCGCAAGGCCCGCTTGCCGGGCAGCCGCTGCCTGTTGCCGTCGACACGCATATCACCGCTCTGCTCGAGCATGCCTCCGGTGTCACCGCGACAGTGACCATGAGCTTTGAGGTGTGGGCAACGCGGGCGCCGCTGTTCGAGGTATACGGAACGGCGGGCACGATCGTCGTTCCCGACCCCAACAACTTTTCGCACGTCGGCGAGGTGTGGACGCAAGACACCGCCGAGTGGATGCCGCTTGACGACGCCGCGGGTTTCCGCGACGGCGGGCGTGGCATCGGCATCGTCGACCTCGCGGAGGCGCTCGACGAGGACAGACCTCATCGCGCGTCGGGCGACATGGCCTTTCATGTTCTCGAGATCATGGACGCGATTCTGCGTGCAGGCGATGAGCACCGGGTCATCGACATCACCAGCACAGTCGAGCGGCCGGAGGCAGTGCCGCTGCGCTGA